In Kushneria marisflavi, the following are encoded in one genomic region:
- the larB gene encoding nickel pincer cofactor biosynthesis protein LarB: protein MSERPPEPISDLGFARVDHDREARNGVPEVVFGEGKRAEQISAIASRLLARHQRALVTRVDETQAETVLRDHPEGHYDPISRLLWWGQAPQQLPGSAAVICAGTSDLPVAEEAAQTLEWLGVHAPRLNDVGVAGIDRLLAHREALTRADVLIVVAGMEGALPSVVTGLVNSPVIAVPTSVGYGASLQGLTALLGMLSACATGMSVVNIDNGFGAAWQAAGILRLAARGVHEMPLHFSSSRESSGS from the coding sequence ATGTCTGAACGGCCCCCCGAGCCCATTTCCGATCTGGGGTTCGCCCGTGTCGATCATGATCGCGAGGCCCGCAACGGCGTACCGGAAGTGGTCTTTGGTGAAGGCAAGCGTGCCGAGCAGATCAGCGCCATTGCCTCTCGACTGCTGGCACGTCATCAGCGCGCACTGGTCACTCGTGTGGATGAAACGCAGGCCGAGACAGTGCTGCGGGACCACCCCGAAGGCCATTACGACCCCATCAGCCGACTGCTCTGGTGGGGGCAGGCGCCACAACAGCTCCCCGGCAGTGCCGCGGTTATCTGCGCCGGTACCTCCGACCTGCCGGTTGCGGAAGAAGCCGCGCAGACGCTTGAGTGGCTGGGCGTCCATGCCCCGCGGCTCAACGATGTGGGCGTGGCCGGTATCGATCGACTTCTCGCACACCGCGAGGCACTGACGCGGGCCGATGTTCTGATCGTTGTGGCCGGTATGGAAGGCGCGCTGCCCAGCGTCGTGACCGGACTGGTCAACAGCCCCGTCATCGCAGTACCGACCTCGGTGGGCTATGGCGCCAGTCTTCAGGGTTTGACGGCGCTGCTGGGCATGCTGTCGGCGTGTGCCACCGGCATGAGCGTGGTCAATATCGACAACGGGTTTGGCGCCGCCTGGCAGGCGGCCGGCATTCTGCGTCTGGCCGCACGAGGTGTGCACGAGATGCCGCTCCACTTTAGCTCATCACGGGAATCA